The Desulfobulbaceae bacterium DB1 genome includes a region encoding these proteins:
- a CDS encoding radical SAM protein: MAKNKKKAAYLTLYESGELERRISRLTAVLDECRLCPRQCRVNRTAGETGFCRTGKKAMVASYHPHFGEESCLVGVSGSGTIFFSNCNLGCVFCQNDTISHQGEGVEVDSGQLAAIMISLQKQGCHNINLVTPSHVVPQITAALPIAVQKGLTLPLVYNSSGYDGLATLGLLDGIIDIYMPDFKFWDASSAKRYANAPDYPEAARSALTEMHRQVGDLVMDDNGIAERGLLVRHLVMPGGLQETKEIMAFLASLSPATYVNVMEQYRPQYKAHEFPPIDRPLDHGDYQKALQLAKQAGLQRLEQSGLLLLLKKMALT; encoded by the coding sequence TTTATGAGTCAGGGGAGCTTGAGCGGAGAATATCCCGGCTAACGGCAGTTCTCGATGAATGCAGGCTTTGCCCCCGTCAGTGCCGGGTAAACCGGACAGCGGGAGAAACCGGTTTCTGCCGCACCGGCAAAAAGGCCATGGTCGCCAGCTACCACCCCCATTTCGGCGAGGAATCCTGCCTGGTGGGCGTCAGCGGTTCCGGCACCATTTTTTTCAGCAATTGCAATCTGGGCTGTGTTTTTTGTCAAAATGACACCATCAGCCACCAGGGGGAAGGCGTTGAAGTTGACAGCGGCCAGCTCGCGGCCATCATGATAAGCCTGCAGAAACAGGGATGTCATAATATCAATCTGGTCACCCCGAGCCATGTGGTTCCCCAGATCACGGCAGCGCTGCCCATTGCCGTACAAAAGGGACTGACCCTGCCGCTGGTTTACAACAGCAGCGGCTATGACGGGCTTGCAACACTCGGCCTGCTTGACGGCATCATCGATATCTACATGCCGGATTTCAAATTCTGGGATGCCAGTTCCGCCAAACGTTATGCCAATGCACCGGATTACCCGGAAGCGGCACGATCAGCGCTGACCGAAATGCACCGCCAGGTCGGTGATCTGGTCATGGATGACAACGGCATTGCCGAAAGAGGGCTTCTGGTTCGCCATCTGGTGATGCCCGGCGGCCTGCAGGAAACAAAAGAGATCATGGCATTTCTCGCCTCCCTCTCCCCCGCCACCTATGTCAATGTCATGGAACAATATCGCCCGCAATACAAGGCCCATGAATTTCCCCCCATCGACCGACCGCTGGATCACGGGGATTACCAAAAGGCCCTGCAGCTTGCCAAGCAGGCCGGCCTGCAAAGGCTGGAACAAAGCGGCCTGCTGTTGCTGTTGAAAAAAATGGCCCTGACCTGA
- a CDS encoding addiction module antitoxin RelB, whose protein sequence is MSTRLTEAMAVAMELTLEERAQLAGKLLMSLDEPSESEIERLWLEEAERRIEEFRSGKVKGIPADEVFRRAIADIS, encoded by the coding sequence ATGTCCACGAGACTAACTGAAGCAATGGCGGTGGCCATGGAACTGACCCTTGAAGAACGAGCCCAGCTTGCGGGAAAACTCTTGATGAGTCTGGATGAACCTTCTGAATCGGAAATCGAACGGCTTTGGCTCGAGGAGGCTGAACGCCGGATCGAGGAATTCCGGTCCGGAAAAGTTAAGGGCATTCCCGCGGACGAGGTGTTTCGCCGCGCTATTGCGGACATCTCATGA